The following coding sequences are from one Methanosarcina sp. WWM596 window:
- a CDS encoding phosphoadenosine phosphosulfate reductase family protein gives MQQKKDKYQTSSSQKQQRNSSSSGRKRPQTREKRAENRSRDFKEQSSARKSSGSEKHLDLVFSKKKSSPRSPRFEYEDDYIFWCRKCNLPLIGEECGICGSKGEILHLSQPADVRFCSPYEREVIEKQLISTFGCDPLGDRLILLNKIPGEDKTDEVLIDGFIFGVLRFELSKMDYSFEPSLQGAKILLKSAEGRNVELKKTNRHLNGKNVASGLIESFAANIKAGDFVLLTAGNLSGYGVSYIDGADFAAQENLAKPKALSGTGVQPEVRAPSKVRALPEYETNSPSETETKVLRVRKVDSSEAFLHPKTPDLSVCIEANKKHLQVLGKNAINTIRGIISRNEYRNLPVYVSFSGGKDSLVVMDLAKSALKQREFKAFFLNTGIEFPETVEFARDLCREMKVPLEEMSAGSSFWEQVEKFGPPAKDFRWCCKVCKLASAGDLETEKGTCSLSGKEAANAVAYLTIDGKRKHESFSRARIAASETNPFVPAQLNIFPIRDWRALDVWLYIYWRGLSYNPLYDQGFERVGCWLCPSALAAEYARVKELHPEMHTRWNAFLLEWAKKHGLSEKFVEHGFWRWKELPPKMLRLAEELGISVLAEEKAEAFEIEVVGGISPCKAGGFSVEAGVKGIREKEAADFINVLGKTVYAEELGMLLVKTGTGTVKLFSNGNLLVSSETKEKAVCLFKEAAKQFVRLSRCTGCGICEKACPVGAISIKEGKPHVSETCIRCGKCMESCVVTRYFNKLVPGLDEKLKV, from the coding sequence ATGCAGCAGAAAAAAGATAAATACCAGACTTCAAGCTCACAAAAACAACAAAGAAACAGTTCAAGTTCAGGCAGGAAAAGACCTCAAACCCGCGAAAAGAGGGCAGAAAACAGGTCCCGTGATTTTAAAGAACAATCCTCTGCCAGAAAGAGCTCTGGCTCTGAAAAGCATCTGGACCTGGTTTTTTCAAAAAAAAAATCTTCTCCTCGCTCTCCTCGTTTTGAATATGAAGATGACTACATTTTCTGGTGCAGAAAATGCAACCTGCCTCTCATAGGGGAAGAGTGCGGGATCTGCGGCAGTAAGGGTGAGATACTCCATCTTTCCCAGCCTGCCGACGTAAGGTTTTGCTCCCCTTATGAGCGCGAAGTCATTGAAAAGCAGCTAATTTCAACCTTCGGTTGCGATCCTCTGGGAGACCGACTTATTCTCCTGAACAAAATACCCGGAGAAGACAAAACTGACGAGGTTCTCATAGACGGATTTATTTTCGGAGTACTCCGTTTCGAACTTTCAAAAATGGACTATAGCTTTGAGCCTTCCCTTCAGGGAGCAAAAATTCTCCTCAAGTCTGCTGAAGGCAGAAACGTCGAACTTAAGAAAACAAACAGGCACCTTAATGGAAAAAACGTGGCGTCAGGGCTTATAGAGTCTTTTGCTGCAAACATTAAAGCAGGGGATTTTGTCCTTTTGACCGCGGGAAACCTTAGCGGATATGGAGTTTCTTACATTGACGGTGCAGATTTTGCAGCCCAGGAGAACCTAGCAAAGCCCAAAGCTCTATCCGGGACCGGCGTTCAACCTGAAGTCAGAGCCCCATCTAAAGTCAGAGCCCTACCCGAGTACGAAACCAACTCCCCATCTGAGACCGAAACAAAAGTTCTCAGGGTCAGAAAGGTTGACAGCAGCGAAGCATTCCTGCACCCCAAGACTCCGGATTTAAGTGTCTGCATAGAAGCTAACAAAAAACACCTGCAGGTCCTGGGGAAAAATGCCATCAACACCATCCGCGGGATTATTTCCAGAAACGAGTATAGGAACCTGCCTGTGTATGTTTCATTCAGCGGGGGAAAAGACAGTCTTGTGGTGATGGACCTGGCAAAGTCTGCTCTCAAGCAAAGGGAGTTTAAGGCTTTTTTCCTGAACACAGGAATCGAATTCCCTGAAACTGTGGAGTTTGCACGGGATTTATGCCGCGAAATGAAAGTCCCGCTTGAAGAAATGAGTGCAGGCTCCTCTTTCTGGGAGCAGGTAGAAAAGTTCGGGCCTCCCGCAAAGGACTTCCGCTGGTGCTGCAAAGTCTGCAAACTGGCTTCGGCAGGAGACCTGGAAACAGAAAAAGGAACCTGTTCCCTTTCAGGAAAGGAAGCTGCAAACGCAGTTGCCTACCTGACAATAGACGGCAAGCGGAAGCATGAATCCTTTTCCAGGGCAAGAATTGCGGCGAGTGAGACAAACCCCTTCGTCCCTGCGCAGCTCAATATTTTCCCAATCAGAGATTGGCGTGCGCTTGATGTCTGGCTCTATATCTACTGGAGGGGGCTTTCCTACAACCCCCTTTACGATCAGGGTTTTGAGAGGGTTGGGTGCTGGCTCTGCCCATCTGCCCTTGCTGCCGAGTATGCCAGGGTAAAAGAGCTGCATCCTGAGATGCACACCAGGTGGAACGCCTTCCTGCTTGAATGGGCAAAAAAGCACGGGCTTTCGGAAAAGTTCGTCGAACATGGGTTCTGGCGCTGGAAGGAGTTGCCTCCGAAAATGCTAAGGCTGGCAGAGGAGCTTGGAATCTCTGTCCTTGCGGAGGAAAAAGCTGAAGCCTTTGAAATTGAGGTGGTGGGAGGAATTTCCCCCTGCAAAGCAGGAGGCTTTTCTGTAGAGGCAGGAGTTAAGGGCATCAGGGAAAAAGAAGCTGCAGATTTTATCAATGTGCTTGGGAAAACTGTTTATGCAGAAGAACTGGGCATGCTGCTGGTCAAAACCGGAACCGGAACTGTGAAATTATTCTCTAATGGAAACCTGCTCGTAAGCTCGGAAACAAAGGAAAAAGCTGTCTGCCTTTTTAAAGAGGCTGCAAAACAGTTTGTCAGGCTTTCCCGCTGTACGGGGTGCGGTATATGTGAAAAAGCCTGTCCTGTAGGGGCGATTTCAATTAAAGAAGGAAAACCTCATGTAAGTGAAACCTGTATAAGGTGTGGAAAATGCATGGAGTCCTGCGTGGTAACGAGATATTTCAACAAACTTGTGCCCGGGCTGGATGAAAAACTAAAAGTTTGA
- a CDS encoding AI-2E family transporter, translating to MRFNYPPDGVSQIIASRWKIGVALALAVLLFFAFLILLPLADGIVLGIVFAYIARPVQVKFGKYRKIGALIASLFIFIPIVFIVGAGVVEILNQISWILEHQTSVMSGILDFINALEIPETYVERINNAIWNLFTSLLPAVGSVGLISYAQSIGLFVINFIVSIFFCYFLLADGDRLYCAFLGVIPGDYRGIVNRYAAHLDLILKGVFIGNAYSALIVSVTSVVVFYTFGYRHVLALATLIFIASVIPLFAGYMVLVPLSLIRYLEQGFESAFLFFVVSSLVIYGPPELILRPFLTGMKSKIHPMLLMLAFLGGAFVGGIAGFFAAPILLGALVAAYRVYQEQIHPELAAQADLYLKNLKKFCQD from the coding sequence ATGCGATTTAATTACCCGCCTGACGGAGTCAGCCAGATTATTGCCAGCCGTTGGAAAATAGGAGTAGCCCTTGCATTAGCTGTGCTTTTGTTCTTCGCTTTCCTGATCCTGCTGCCCCTGGCAGACGGAATTGTACTCGGGATAGTCTTTGCTTATATTGCCAGGCCTGTCCAGGTGAAATTTGGGAAGTACCGAAAAATCGGGGCTCTGATAGCCAGCCTTTTCATTTTCATCCCTATAGTATTCATTGTAGGAGCCGGAGTTGTTGAGATCCTTAACCAGATCTCCTGGATTCTTGAACACCAGACTTCGGTCATGAGCGGAATTTTAGATTTTATAAATGCTCTGGAAATTCCGGAAACATATGTTGAAAGGATAAATAATGCTATATGGAACCTCTTTACCTCCCTGCTCCCTGCAGTCGGCAGCGTAGGTTTAATCTCATATGCCCAGAGCATCGGTCTCTTTGTTATTAATTTCATAGTTTCGATTTTTTTCTGTTATTTCCTGCTTGCCGATGGGGACAGGCTTTATTGCGCTTTTCTTGGCGTGATACCTGGTGATTACCGGGGCATCGTAAACCGTTATGCGGCTCATCTGGACCTTATCCTTAAGGGAGTTTTCATAGGCAATGCTTACTCTGCCCTCATAGTAAGTGTGACTTCTGTTGTCGTTTTTTACACGTTTGGATATCGCCACGTTCTGGCACTTGCAACCCTTATCTTCATAGCTTCGGTTATCCCTCTTTTTGCCGGGTATATGGTGCTTGTGCCCCTGTCTTTAATACGTTATTTAGAACAGGGGTTTGAAAGTGCATTTCTTTTTTTTGTGGTTTCTTCCCTTGTAATTTACGGCCCTCCCGAACTGATCCTCAGACCTTTCCTGACCGGCATGAAATCAAAGATCCATCCGATGCTGCTCATGCTTGCTTTCTTAGGAGGGGCTTTTGTTGGAGGAATTGCAGGTTTTTTTGCAGCCCCTATTCTTCTGGGAGCACTCGTTGCAGCTTACAGAGTTTATCAGGAGCAGATACATCCTGAACTTGCAGCACAGGCTGATCTCTACCTCAAAAACCTGAAAAAATTCTGCCAGGACTGA
- a CDS encoding Glu/Leu/Phe/Val dehydrogenase gives MSSDYKLLDDVKQHLCTCSAGLKLTSDMEAFLKMPMRELYVSLPIHMDDGSIKVFKGFRVQYNEALGPTKGGIRFHPEETMETIRALAALMTWKCALHKLPLGGAKGGIVCSPKELSHRELERLSRAYIRGIYQIIGPDRDIPAPDMYTNPQIMAWMMDEYSKLAGKNVFGAITGKPTSLGGSAGRFDATAKGGLYTIREAAKEHGMDLKASKVAVQGFGNVGYHAAFLAKKLFGCKVVAVSDSKGAIYSESGLDPEDVSGYKHSTGSLLDYPGAKNITNKELLELKVDIFIPAALENVITEENAERVRPKILAEMANGPTTREAEEILRSNGVHIIPDILCNGGGVIVSYFEMVQNESGIQWDEGEIESRLDKKMKEAYHSVHDFAAKNKTGMRQAAYTLAVGRVVEAMQLRGWI, from the coding sequence GTGAGTTCTGATTATAAACTTCTTGATGATGTAAAACAGCATTTATGCACCTGTTCTGCAGGTCTCAAGCTCACCTCTGACATGGAAGCGTTCCTGAAAATGCCCATGCGAGAGCTCTACGTTTCCCTGCCGATCCACATGGATGACGGGTCCATAAAGGTTTTTAAAGGCTTCAGGGTTCAGTACAACGAAGCTCTGGGACCTACTAAAGGAGGTATCCGTTTTCATCCTGAGGAAACGATGGAAACAATTAGAGCTCTTGCAGCCCTGATGACCTGGAAATGCGCTCTCCATAAACTGCCTCTGGGTGGAGCAAAAGGAGGAATTGTCTGCTCTCCAAAAGAGCTCTCACATAGGGAGCTGGAACGCCTGAGCAGAGCATACATTCGTGGGATTTACCAGATCATAGGCCCTGATAGGGATATACCTGCTCCTGACATGTATACAAATCCGCAAATTATGGCCTGGATGATGGACGAGTACTCGAAACTGGCAGGAAAAAACGTCTTTGGCGCTATTACAGGCAAACCCACAAGTCTCGGGGGTTCTGCAGGCAGGTTCGATGCAACAGCTAAAGGCGGCCTGTATACTATACGGGAAGCTGCAAAAGAACACGGAATGGACCTTAAAGCCTCGAAGGTCGCTGTCCAGGGATTCGGGAACGTTGGATACCATGCTGCTTTCCTTGCAAAGAAACTCTTCGGCTGCAAAGTCGTGGCTGTAAGCGACAGTAAAGGGGCTATCTACTCAGAAAGTGGGCTTGACCCTGAAGATGTTTCCGGATACAAGCACTCCACAGGTTCCTTACTGGACTATCCGGGAGCAAAAAATATCACCAACAAAGAATTGCTGGAACTCAAGGTAGATATCTTTATCCCGGCTGCCCTTGAAAACGTAATAACTGAAGAGAATGCAGAAAGGGTTAGACCAAAAATTCTTGCCGAAATGGCTAACGGACCCACGACCAGAGAAGCAGAAGAGATCCTTCGTTCAAACGGAGTCCATATAATTCCCGATATCCTTTGCAATGGAGGTGGGGTCATTGTTTCGTACTTTGAAATGGTACAGAATGAGTCCGGCATACAATGGGATGAAGGGGAAATTGAGAGTCGTCTGGATAAAAAAATGAAAGAAGCATATCATTCAGTGCACGACTTTGCGGCAAAGAACAAGACTGGCATGCGACAGGCTGCCTATACGCTTGCTGTTGGCAGGGTTGTCGAAGCCATGCAGCTCAGAGGCTGGATCTGA
- a CDS encoding NAD(P)/FAD-dependent oxidoreductase produces MKYDVVVVGAGPVGSTAARYAALNGAKVLLLEEHSSIGSPVGCTGLLSTRAVAECELRPSDEFVFNSVRGAFVHAPDGQCLPIDGKQTKAYVVSRKNFDRTLAVMAVEEGVELFLKTRAIGFEKESSEAGAGTEKNRKKKGSPVKLKILRNGKPETIFTSVVIGADGVKSQIASYAGLGKPARILPGIQIEAPYTSDDSDFVELFPGSSAPGFFAWTVPLDEKVSRIGLAVEPGLACKSGIGDKSPLFYLKKFLYSNPHIKAKYSGGMLDFVVGGIPIGPPEKTFSDGILLAGDAAGQAKPTSGGGVYTGAFAAKIAGKIAAEAALEGNTSALRLSEYDRLWRKGLAKELEIGMRIHDYMGKLENNQLNEFIGSLNTPSILNTITEYGDMDHPSVLMRKLMFSGNSLRLMKAFGTFVKTLF; encoded by the coding sequence ATGAAGTATGATGTTGTTGTGGTAGGAGCAGGTCCAGTGGGCTCTACTGCTGCCCGTTATGCAGCCCTGAATGGGGCAAAGGTTCTCCTGCTCGAAGAGCACTCCTCAATAGGTTCTCCTGTCGGCTGTACAGGGCTGCTGAGCACAAGAGCAGTTGCAGAGTGCGAACTCAGGCCTTCGGACGAATTTGTGTTTAACTCTGTGCGTGGGGCTTTTGTGCATGCTCCTGATGGGCAGTGCCTGCCAATTGATGGAAAGCAGACAAAGGCGTATGTTGTCTCCCGGAAAAACTTTGATCGTACCCTTGCGGTAATGGCTGTGGAAGAAGGCGTTGAACTCTTCCTGAAAACAAGGGCGATAGGATTTGAAAAAGAGAGCTCTGAAGCCGGGGCCGGGACAGAAAAAAATAGGAAAAAAAAGGGCTCACCTGTAAAGCTCAAAATACTTAGAAACGGAAAGCCCGAAACCATATTCACCTCCGTAGTTATCGGGGCAGATGGGGTAAAAAGCCAGATAGCCAGTTATGCAGGTCTTGGAAAACCTGCACGCATACTCCCCGGCATTCAGATCGAAGCTCCCTACACCTCGGATGACAGCGATTTTGTTGAACTGTTCCCAGGCTCTTCAGCCCCCGGTTTCTTTGCCTGGACCGTTCCCCTTGATGAAAAGGTGTCAAGAATCGGGCTTGCAGTTGAGCCAGGGCTTGCCTGCAAAAGCGGTATTGGAGATAAATCTCCGCTTTTTTATCTCAAAAAATTCCTTTACTCAAACCCCCACATAAAAGCAAAGTATTCAGGGGGCATGCTTGATTTTGTGGTTGGGGGAATTCCAATCGGCCCCCCGGAAAAAACATTTTCTGACGGTATCCTGCTCGCAGGGGATGCAGCAGGGCAGGCTAAACCTACATCAGGGGGAGGAGTCTATACAGGAGCTTTTGCAGCAAAAATCGCAGGAAAAATTGCAGCTGAAGCTGCCCTTGAAGGAAATACCTCTGCACTCAGGCTTTCCGAATACGACCGGCTCTGGCGAAAAGGCCTGGCAAAAGAACTCGAAATAGGCATGAGAATCCATGATTACATGGGAAAGCTGGAAAATAATCAATTGAACGAATTCATAGGCTCGTTAAACACCCCTTCCATCCTGAATACAATCACGGAGTATGGAGATATGGATCACCCATCTGTCCTTATGAGGAAACTTATGTTTTCAGGAAACTCCCTGAGGCTCATGAAAGCTTTCGGGACATTTGTAAAGACGCTTTTTTAA
- a CDS encoding helix-turn-helix domain-containing protein encodes MSSYKVVNNITPHLHLFNFLAQFPKINFGSAEAQREVPFLEGISRQVGDESAASQLSKYKVSLYLVTFSNYEDVFKDIVTYILIIMQLAKKIRIYPTEEQVNVLWELSGKCRVVYNFALADRKDAYNKEKRSVKYTEQQNKLPDFKIRNPEYNIVYSKTLQGILKKLDSSYHSFFTHIKNGDKKARPSNFKGRNYLMTIPYNQSGFKIEDGIIAFSHKVNNVPLSFEIGNLAEDLNVKQVEIVNDNPYKARGKFFLCIVYDLEIEDTYFDKGIYQAIDLGITKIVAAINTEGKFFEVKTPRLDNY; translated from the coding sequence ATGTCCAGCTACAAAGTTGTGAATAATATCACGCCACATCTCCACTTGTTTAATTTTTTAGCACAATTTCCAAAAATTAACTTTGGGAGTGCGGAAGCACAGCGGGAAGTCCCCTTCCTCGAAGGCATCAGCCGGCAGGTGGGGGATGAAAGCGCAGCCTCGCAGTTAAGCAAATACAAAGTTTCTTTATATTTAGTAACCTTTTCTAACTATGAAGATGTATTTAAGGATATAGTTACATATATATTGATAATTATGCAATTAGCGAAGAAAATACGAATCTATCCTACTGAAGAACAGGTTAATGTTCTTTGGGAGTTATCAGGTAAATGTCGGGTAGTGTATAACTTCGCTCTTGCAGACCGAAAGGATGCTTATAATAAGGAAAAACGTTCTGTAAAATATACAGAACAACAAAATAAGCTTCCTGACTTCAAAATACGTAATCCTGAGTACAATATTGTTTATTCTAAAACACTTCAAGGAATCTTGAAAAAACTTGATAGTAGCTACCATTCATTTTTTACCCATATTAAAAATGGTGACAAGAAAGCAAGACCTTCTAATTTCAAAGGTAGAAATTATCTAATGACAATTCCATATAACCAGAGTGGTTTCAAAATTGAAGATGGTATCATCGCATTTTCACATAAAGTAAATAATGTGCCTTTATCCTTTGAAATAGGTAACTTAGCTGAAGATCTCAATGTAAAACAGGTTGAAATAGTTAATGATAATCCCTATAAAGCAAGAGGTAAATTTTTTCTATGTATTGTTTATGATTTAGAGATTGAAGATACTTATTTTGATAAGGGGATTTATCAGGCTATTGATCTGGGCATTACAAAAATAGTTGCTGCTATCAACACCGAAGGTAAATTCTTTGAGGTAAAAACCCCTAGACTGGATAATTACTAG
- a CDS encoding RNA-guided endonuclease TnpB family protein, which translates to MRIARAVTKMSKKKANQVKDFQHKLSKTMVENTRANTIIVGDLDVKQMAQPKVKDGKKQKKTKQKKGQNRSTQGLGNLSRFVQFLTYKAEIIGKRIIRIDEKNTSKKCCYCGKKHDMLTWERVMLCDCGNNIDRDRNSAINIMMW; encoded by the coding sequence TTGAGAATAGCCAGAGCAGTTACAAAAATGAGTAAAAAGAAAGCAAATCAAGTTAAGGATTTCCAGCACAAACTATCTAAAACAATGGTTGAGAATACCAGAGCTAATACTATAATTGTTGGGGATTTAGATGTAAAACAAATGGCTCAACCTAAAGTTAAAGATGGTAAAAAACAAAAAAAGACCAAACAAAAGAAAGGTCAAAATCGTTCTACTCAGGGTTTAGGAAATTTAAGCAGATTTGTTCAATTCTTGACCTATAAAGCAGAAATTATAGGTAAACGTATAATAAGAATTGATGAAAAAAACACGTCTAAGAAGTGTTGTTATTGTGGAAAAAAACATGATATGCTTACCTGGGAACGTGTTATGTTATGTGATTGTGGTAACAACATAGATAGAGATAGAAATTCTGCTATCAATATCATGATGTGGTAA
- a CDS encoding rubredoxin produces the protein MYRCSNCGYLYNPDLGDSSQSIAPNTQFEELPKSWKCPRCGASREKVKKV, from the coding sequence ATGTACAGATGCAGCAACTGCGGATACCTTTACAACCCGGACCTCGGTGATTCTTCACAATCCATAGCTCCGAACACGCAGTTTGAAGAGCTACCAAAATCCTGGAAATGCCCCAGATGTGGAGCTTCCAGGGAAAAGGTTAAAAAAGTGTGA
- a CDS encoding PAS domain S-box protein — translation MEEFLLNSPNPVLRIEKEGLILYANKAGKLLLEAWGSGIGEKVPVNIWQTVQKATLKNKPEYLELEAGEKTYSVTFIPSADGKYTILQASLQASDATFSEQAKKLSSLKIPLVDRHQEALSHIAEQALKTPDIRTLLDESLTLIASTLDVEYCKILKLLPDGNFLFETGIGWDIEDIGKVIKRDTASTAEYTVLSKKPLQIEKLSRRGSIDEMGFKGYQEIKSGISVLIGSVEKPYGVLTIHNTKKKKFTKEDTSFLNGVASLISLAIERYEVESTLREKIHFLETLLDTIPAPVYYKDKEGVYRGCNELFARMILGSSKESVTRCSVNELSESIPPKLGDIFKRVDRHLLQRGGSQVYESRVMCSDGIIRQFLFNKAVYRNLNGTVEGLVGTMLDITGLKRTEENLLKSEERYRLATEQTGQLIYEFDLQNGHVEWAGAVTELTGYSYNEIQDFTYYDWLDHIHPEERRRVQQEFKKCWNTGEKFNEEFRFRRKDGSYFFVENKGVYLRDEEGCVCKALGVMKDITEIKLSSEKLKESEELYRSFLQNFKGIAFKVDRDFTPLFLEGAVEEITGYTKEDFLSGRINLTDIIYPEDRQLFYITRKKMRFSPNSIMEYDYRLSRKDGAVRWVHELIHNICTISGDTEFVQGYTYDITQKKKAEETLAKAEAISMREIHHRIKNNLQVVSSLLSLQADKFKDKDVIEAFRESENRVISMSIIHEELHKSEDTTSIDFAAYLRKLTSDLLYSYRVGKENVRLFLDIGHIFLGIDTAVPLGIIINELFSNSLKYAFSKGAEGEIRISLCRKSETLGSGSAADRGTAITDSGMYPGFTLVYSDNGGRFPENIDFKNPETLGLQLVNALVDQIDGTIELEKGEKTKFTIRFEDKRLLRRS, via the coding sequence ATGGAAGAATTCCTTTTAAACAGCCCCAACCCTGTCCTTAGAATCGAAAAAGAAGGATTAATTCTCTATGCTAATAAAGCAGGAAAGTTATTGCTTGAAGCATGGGGAAGCGGAATTGGAGAAAAAGTCCCCGTAAATATCTGGCAAACTGTGCAGAAAGCGACCCTTAAGAATAAGCCAGAATACCTGGAACTTGAAGCAGGCGAAAAAACATATTCAGTTACCTTCATACCTTCTGCTGACGGCAAATATACTATTCTCCAGGCATCACTCCAGGCATCAGATGCCACTTTTTCTGAACAGGCCAAAAAACTATCTTCCTTAAAAATACCTTTAGTAGATAGGCATCAAGAAGCCCTTTCCCATATTGCCGAACAGGCTCTCAAAACCCCGGACATCCGGACCCTGCTGGACGAATCCTTAACTTTGATTGCTTCTACGCTTGACGTAGAATATTGTAAAATTTTGAAACTTTTGCCTGATGGAAACTTTTTGTTTGAAACAGGAATCGGATGGGATATCGAAGATATAGGCAAGGTTATTAAAAGAGACACGGCTTCGACTGCCGAGTACACAGTGCTTTCAAAAAAACCTCTCCAGATAGAAAAATTAAGCAGAAGGGGCTCAATTGATGAAATGGGGTTCAAAGGATATCAGGAAATTAAGAGTGGAATAAGTGTCCTGATCGGAAGTGTTGAAAAGCCCTATGGAGTGCTGACAATTCACAACACAAAGAAAAAGAAATTTACAAAAGAAGATACTTCTTTTTTGAATGGTGTTGCGTCTCTGATCTCGTTAGCCATTGAACGATATGAAGTAGAGAGTACCCTCCGCGAAAAGATACATTTTCTTGAAACTTTGCTTGATACTATTCCGGCTCCCGTGTATTATAAAGACAAAGAAGGGGTCTACCGCGGTTGCAATGAACTCTTTGCGAGGATGATTCTTGGGAGCTCAAAGGAATCAGTAACAAGATGCTCTGTTAATGAACTTTCCGAATCTATTCCACCCAAACTAGGGGACATTTTCAAAAGAGTGGACCGGCACCTGCTCCAGAGAGGAGGAAGCCAGGTTTATGAGTCCAGAGTCATGTGCTCTGACGGGATAATCCGACAGTTCCTTTTCAACAAAGCCGTATACAGGAACCTTAATGGGACTGTGGAAGGGCTTGTAGGAACAATGCTTGATATAACCGGGCTCAAACGTACCGAAGAGAACCTGTTAAAGAGTGAAGAAAGATATCGGCTGGCTACCGAACAGACCGGGCAGCTGATATACGAATTTGACCTGCAAAACGGACATGTTGAGTGGGCAGGAGCAGTCACGGAACTTACGGGCTACAGCTACAACGAGATACAGGATTTTACTTACTATGATTGGCTTGATCACATTCACCCCGAAGAGCGCAGAAGAGTGCAGCAGGAATTTAAGAAGTGCTGGAACACAGGGGAAAAATTCAATGAAGAATTCAGGTTCCGGCGGAAAGATGGAAGCTATTTTTTCGTAGAAAACAAAGGCGTCTATCTGAGGGATGAAGAAGGCTGTGTATGCAAAGCCCTTGGGGTGATGAAAGATATTACAGAAATCAAACTTTCCTCGGAAAAACTGAAAGAAAGTGAAGAGCTCTACCGTTCATTCTTACAGAATTTTAAAGGGATCGCATTTAAGGTAGACAGGGATTTTACCCCTCTCTTTCTGGAAGGGGCTGTTGAGGAAATAACCGGGTACACCAAAGAAGACTTCCTCTCCGGCAGAATAAATTTGACTGATATCATTTATCCGGAAGACAGGCAATTATTCTATATAACCCGGAAAAAAATGAGATTTTCCCCTAATTCCATTATGGAATATGATTACAGGCTAAGTCGAAAAGATGGAGCTGTAAGGTGGGTTCATGAGTTAATCCACAACATCTGTACCATCTCTGGAGATACCGAATTTGTCCAGGGTTATACTTATGATATTACTCAGAAGAAAAAAGCCGAGGAAACCCTTGCAAAAGCTGAAGCTATCAGTATGAGGGAAATTCATCACCGGATCAAGAATAACCTTCAGGTAGTTTCGTCCCTGCTCAGCCTTCAGGCTGATAAGTTCAAAGATAAAGATGTCATTGAAGCCTTCAGAGAAAGCGAAAACCGCGTCATTTCCATGTCCATAATCCATGAGGAGCTTCATAAATCAGAAGATACGACAAGCATAGATTTTGCAGCCTATCTCAGGAAACTGACTTCTGATCTTCTTTACTCTTACAGGGTAGGAAAAGAGAATGTCCGACTTTTCCTTGATATAGGTCATATATTCCTCGGAATCGACACGGCAGTTCCCCTCGGAATAATAATTAATGAACTTTTCTCAAATTCTCTGAAATATGCATTTTCTAAAGGTGCCGAGGGAGAAATAAGAATTTCACTTTGCAGAAAATCTGAGACTCTGGGATCCGGGAGTGCAGCCGATAGAGGCACCGCTATAACAGACTCAGGGATGTACCCCGGATTTACACTGGTTTATTCGGATAATGGAGGACGTTTTCCTGAAAATATCGATTTTAAAAACCCCGAAACCCTTGGTTTGCAACTTGTGAATGCTTTGGTCGACCAGATAGATGGGACAATTGAACTTGAGAAAGGAGAAAAAACAAAATTTACTATCAGGTTCGAGGATAAGAGGCTTCTGAGGAGGAGTTGA